The Amycolatopsis viridis genome window below encodes:
- a CDS encoding DUF3039 domain-containing protein: MSTSTLPEVDTRPESTEETDSDQPKVFHYVRKDKIAESAVMGTHVVALCGEVFPVTRSPKPGSPVCPACKEIYEGLRPGPEGDD; the protein is encoded by the coding sequence ATGAGCACATCGACGCTGCCCGAGGTCGACACCCGTCCGGAGTCCACCGAGGAGACCGACAGCGATCAGCCGAAGGTCTTCCACTACGTGCGCAAGGACAAGATCGCCGAAAGCGCGGTCATGGGCACGCACGTGGTGGCGCTGTGCGGCGAGGTCTTCCCCGTCACCCGCTCGCCCAAGCCCGGGTCGCCCGTGTGCCCGGCCTGCAAGGAGATCTACGAGGGGTTGCGGCCCGGTCCCGAGGGCGACGACTGA
- a CDS encoding YihY/virulence factor BrkB family protein: MSAPSDETPGGTARRKGPVRLLSRTLNKAWDSNIFSESAEAAFWQTLSLPPLLLGLLGSLGFMGDWFGPGFVRTVHDRIITFADKIFSGNVVNQIISPTVDDILTIGKGEIVSVGFLISLWAGSSAMSSFVDAITVAHDQYGVRNEVWQRIYALLLYLASLVLLVVGLPIIAIGPDVLIDFLPDSWAPTITTWISWLYYPVIGLLLVLAVATLYKLALPRRLPWHRGLPGAVLAMVIFLLASIGLRIYLSWITSTGYTYGALATPIAFLLFTYFIGMAIVSGAYFNAAIQELWPAKMTRRQRRKWRRLEMERAQDRLRGDSPSLWERTAQPLRRPRKHEEAPARDPLADQPSQSSPSGPGRNPS, from the coding sequence ATGAGTGCACCGTCCGACGAGACGCCCGGAGGCACCGCCCGCCGCAAGGGGCCGGTGCGCCTGCTCAGCCGCACGCTGAACAAGGCGTGGGACAGCAACATCTTCTCCGAGTCGGCGGAGGCCGCGTTCTGGCAGACGCTGTCCCTGCCACCGCTGCTGCTGGGCCTGCTGGGCAGTCTCGGTTTCATGGGCGACTGGTTCGGCCCGGGCTTCGTGCGGACGGTGCACGACCGGATCATCACGTTCGCGGACAAGATCTTCAGCGGCAACGTGGTCAACCAGATCATCTCGCCCACGGTCGATGACATCCTCACCATCGGCAAGGGCGAGATCGTCTCGGTCGGATTCCTGATCTCGCTGTGGGCGGGCTCGTCGGCGATGTCGTCGTTCGTCGACGCGATCACGGTGGCGCACGACCAGTACGGCGTGCGCAACGAGGTCTGGCAGCGGATCTACGCGCTGCTGCTCTACCTGGCGAGCCTCGTCCTGCTGGTGGTCGGACTGCCGATCATCGCGATCGGACCGGACGTCCTGATCGACTTCCTGCCGGACAGCTGGGCGCCGACGATCACCACGTGGATCAGCTGGCTGTACTACCCGGTGATCGGGCTGCTGCTGGTCCTGGCCGTGGCAACGCTGTACAAGCTCGCCCTGCCGCGGCGCCTGCCCTGGCACCGCGGCCTGCCCGGCGCGGTGCTGGCGATGGTGATCTTCCTGCTCGCCAGTATCGGGCTGCGGATCTACCTGTCCTGGATCACCAGCACCGGCTACACCTACGGCGCGCTGGCCACGCCGATCGCGTTCCTGCTGTTCACCTACTTCATCGGCATGGCGATCGTCAGCGGCGCGTACTTCAACGCCGCGATCCAGGAGCTGTGGCCGGCGAAGATGACGCGCCGCCAGCGGCGCAAGTGGCGGCGGCTGGAGATGGAACGCGCCCAGGACCGCCTGCGCGGCGACTCGCCGTCACTGTGGGAGCGCACCGCCCAGCCGCTGCGCAGGCCGCGCAAGCACGAGGAGGCCCCGGCGCGCGACCCCCTCGCCGATCAACCGTCTCAGTCGTCGCCCTCGGGACCGGGCCGCAACCCCTCGTAG
- a CDS encoding DEAD/DEAH box helicase — protein sequence MSDTAQGNRTDQGFAAPEPQHDSTARPLRAWQRRALTKYLSTKPQDFLAVATPGAGKTVFGLRIAAELLSDRTVEAVTIVTPTEHLKHQWAASAAMAGIPIDSNYRNGQGAVAADYRGVALTYAQVAAHPTLHRVRTEGRKTLVILDEIHHGGDAKSWGDAIREAFTPAVRRVALTGTPFRSDDSPIPFVTYEPDADGSLRSKADHSYGYADALADGVVRPVVFLAYSGEASWRTSAGEEFTARLGEPLTAEQTARAWRTALDPGGEWIPSVLQAADTRLQQLRSGGIPDAGGLVIATDQESARAYAKILARITGEAPTVVLSDDPKATARISEFSESTDRWLVAVRMVSEGVDVPRLAVGVYATSASTPLFFAQAIGRFVRARRKGETASVFLPSVPVLLELASELEAQRDHVLGKPHREKDGWDDELLAQANRTEDEPGEEEKAFTSLGASAELDQVIYDGNSFGTAVFSGSEEEQEYLGLPGLLEPDQVRALLRKRQEEQLADAARRKPATEQVPAPGPKPQSVNERIAALRKELNTLVGMYHHRTRKPHGAIHSELRRACGGPPTAMATMEQLEERIATLRSW from the coding sequence TTGTCGGACACGGCCCAGGGTAATCGGACCGATCAGGGCTTCGCCGCACCCGAGCCCCAGCACGACTCCACCGCCCGCCCGCTGCGGGCCTGGCAGCGCCGGGCGCTGACGAAGTACCTGAGCACCAAGCCGCAGGACTTCCTCGCCGTCGCGACGCCGGGCGCGGGTAAAACGGTGTTCGGCCTGCGCATCGCGGCGGAGCTGCTGTCCGACCGGACGGTCGAGGCGGTCACGATCGTGACCCCGACCGAGCACCTCAAGCACCAGTGGGCCGCCTCCGCGGCGATGGCCGGCATCCCGATCGACTCGAACTACCGCAACGGCCAGGGCGCGGTCGCGGCCGACTACCGCGGTGTGGCGCTGACGTACGCGCAGGTGGCGGCCCACCCGACGCTGCACCGGGTGCGCACCGAAGGCCGCAAGACGCTGGTCATCCTCGACGAGATCCACCACGGCGGTGACGCGAAGTCCTGGGGCGACGCGATCCGGGAGGCGTTCACGCCGGCGGTGCGGCGAGTGGCGCTGACCGGGACACCGTTCCGCAGCGATGATTCGCCCATCCCGTTCGTCACCTACGAGCCGGACGCCGACGGCTCGCTGCGCAGCAAGGCCGACCACTCCTACGGCTACGCCGACGCGCTCGCCGACGGCGTCGTCCGGCCGGTCGTGTTCCTCGCCTACAGCGGCGAGGCGTCCTGGCGCACCAGCGCGGGGGAGGAGTTCACCGCACGCCTGGGCGAGCCGCTGACGGCTGAGCAGACGGCCCGCGCGTGGCGCACGGCGCTGGATCCCGGGGGCGAGTGGATCCCGTCGGTCCTGCAGGCCGCCGACACGCGGCTGCAGCAGCTGCGCAGCGGTGGGATCCCGGACGCGGGCGGCCTGGTCATCGCCACCGACCAGGAGTCCGCGCGCGCCTACGCCAAGATCCTCGCCCGCATCACCGGCGAGGCACCCACCGTGGTGCTCTCCGACGACCCGAAGGCGACCGCCCGGATCAGCGAGTTCTCCGAGTCCACGGACCGGTGGCTGGTCGCGGTCCGGATGGTGTCCGAAGGTGTCGACGTGCCGCGCCTGGCGGTCGGCGTGTACGCGACGAGCGCGTCCACCCCGCTGTTCTTCGCGCAGGCCATCGGGCGGTTCGTGCGGGCGCGGCGCAAGGGCGAGACGGCGAGCGTGTTCCTGCCCAGCGTGCCGGTGCTGCTGGAGCTGGCCAGCGAGCTGGAGGCCCAGCGCGACCACGTGCTCGGCAAGCCGCACCGGGAGAAGGACGGCTGGGACGACGAGCTGCTGGCGCAGGCCAACCGCACCGAGGACGAGCCCGGCGAGGAGGAGAAGGCGTTCACCTCGCTCGGCGCGTCCGCGGAGCTGGATCAGGTGATCTACGACGGCAACTCGTTCGGCACGGCGGTGTTCTCCGGCAGCGAGGAGGAGCAGGAGTACCTCGGACTGCCCGGGTTGCTGGAGCCGGACCAGGTGCGGGCGCTGCTGCGCAAGCGGCAGGAGGAGCAGCTGGCCGACGCCGCCCGGCGGAAGCCGGCGACCGAGCAGGTTCCCGCGCCGGGGCCGAAGCCGCAGTCGGTCAACGAGCGCATCGCCGCCCTGCGCAAGGAGCTGAACACGCTGGTCGGCATGTACCACCACCGCACGCGCAAGCCGCACGGCGCGATCCACAGCGAGCTGCGCCGGGCCTGTGGCGGCCCGCCGACCGCGATGGCGACCATGGAGCAGCTCGAGGAGCGGATCGCGACCCTGCGTTCCTGGTGA
- a CDS encoding DUF7455 domain-containing protein, translated as MTSPTLTRPELTAADRCDRCGAAAQVRAILSSGGELLFCGHHAREYESKLKEIAAEIQRG; from the coding sequence ATGACATCACCGACGCTCACCCGCCCCGAGTTGACCGCAGCCGACCGTTGTGACCGGTGCGGCGCCGCAGCACAGGTACGAGCCATCCTCTCCAGCGGTGGCGAGCTGCTCTTCTGCGGCCACCACGCCCGCGAGTACGAGTCGAAGCTCAAGGAGATCGCTGCGGAGATCCAGCGCGGCTGA
- a CDS encoding DUF6885 family protein has product MAVLVALLDEVRWLPGAARLIDLARAGTAQWKSESTALVTLVSVRAHGVTAPAQDDAAVAARSPETVADAVARLSEGRLTAVAADGAWTAAALEAILSGVPELDAAVVAVVDTADLGAPDTPDRALRDYLDGGLPPFWSFPCRARKFVFLAGTITGPGGTLLAIVDTERGVGRDGVHLQLLDRVVAALRGLLLVVPAGDAAAARALVARAGFSA; this is encoded by the coding sequence GTGGCGGTGCTAGTGGCACTGCTGGACGAGGTGCGCTGGCTCCCGGGCGCCGCACGCCTGATCGACCTCGCGCGCGCCGGGACGGCGCAGTGGAAGAGCGAATCGACCGCTCTCGTGACGCTGGTGTCGGTGCGTGCGCACGGCGTCACGGCGCCCGCCCAGGACGACGCCGCGGTGGCGGCGAGGTCGCCGGAGACGGTCGCGGACGCGGTCGCCAGGCTGTCCGAGGGGCGGCTGACGGCGGTGGCCGCCGACGGCGCGTGGACGGCCGCCGCACTCGAGGCGATCCTGTCCGGGGTGCCCGAGCTGGACGCGGCGGTGGTGGCCGTCGTGGACACCGCGGACCTGGGCGCGCCCGACACCCCGGACCGCGCCCTGCGCGACTACCTCGACGGCGGCCTGCCCCCGTTCTGGAGTTTCCCTTGCCGGGCCCGGAAATTCGTGTTCCTCGCCGGAACGATCACCGGTCCCGGTGGGACACTTCTGGCCATTGTGGACACCGAGCGCGGGGTTGGCCGCGACGGCGTGCACCTGCAACTCCTGGACCGGGTCGTGGCCGCGTTGCGCGGGCTGCTGCTGGTGGTCCCGGCCGGGGACGCGGCCGCGGCCCGGGCGCTGGTGGCCAGGGCCGGGTTCAGCGCCTGA